A portion of the Microbacterium hominis genome contains these proteins:
- a CDS encoding monovalent cation/H+ antiporter complex subunit F, whose amino-acid sequence MSAMLIVIYVVFAVAALLTLWRIVVGPSILDRAVASDVLLTLIMCALGAEMAINHHTRTLPVLLIIAAVGVFGSISIARFVARRDNDAK is encoded by the coding sequence ATGAGCGCGATGCTGATCGTGATCTACGTCGTCTTCGCCGTGGCGGCGCTGCTGACGCTGTGGCGCATCGTGGTCGGGCCGTCGATCCTCGACCGGGCCGTCGCGAGCGACGTGCTGCTGACCCTCATCATGTGCGCGCTCGGAGCGGAGATGGCCATCAACCATCACACCCGCACGCTGCCGGTGCTGCTGATCATCGCCGCGGTCGGCGTCTTCGGTTCGATCTCGATCGCGCGGTTCGTGGCGAGAAGGGACAACGACGCGAAATGA
- the mnhG gene encoding monovalent cation/H(+) antiporter subunit G, producing MTDVLDVIALILILIGALLCLTAAIGLLRFRDVPTRLHAATKPQVLGVILICLAIALSLRSWPVVAFLVPVALIQLATAPLSAHMVARQAHRNGTVDEAGFYVDELAESKQTPPAAGG from the coding sequence ATGACCGACGTGCTCGACGTGATCGCGCTGATCCTCATCCTCATCGGCGCCCTGCTGTGCCTCACCGCGGCGATCGGCCTGCTGCGGTTCCGCGATGTGCCGACGCGACTGCACGCGGCCACCAAGCCCCAGGTGCTCGGCGTGATCCTGATCTGCCTCGCGATCGCGCTGTCGCTGCGGTCGTGGCCGGTCGTCGCGTTCCTCGTGCCGGTGGCGCTGATCCAGCTCGCCACCGCACCGCTGTCGGCGCACATGGTGGCCCGCCAGGCGCACCGCAACGGCACGGTCGACGAGGCCGGCTTCTACGTCGACGAGCTCGCCGAGTCGAAGCAGACCCCGCCCGCGGCCGGCGGCTGA
- a CDS encoding Na+/H+ antiporter subunit E, with amino-acid sequence MTTPDLAQNAPAEARGTRALLARTWRQLPFLLWLVALWMLLWGQLTWLAFFTGVIAAIVVTRVFRLPPVELSGRVHLWHGLVFVLEFIGSLVLGSLTVAWQVLDPRRLPQAAIIAVHLRTDDDLIMTHTAVTASLIPGSLVLDADRDRRILYLHAIGVSSDRDVEKQRDSVLRWEKRIVQAVGSRAQVASVKQAEMDAAARRSSGGGRR; translated from the coding sequence GTGACGACTCCGGACCTCGCCCAGAACGCGCCCGCGGAGGCGCGGGGGACGCGCGCGCTGCTCGCCCGCACCTGGCGGCAGCTCCCATTCCTGCTGTGGCTGGTCGCCCTGTGGATGCTGCTGTGGGGCCAGCTCACATGGCTGGCGTTCTTCACCGGGGTGATCGCCGCGATCGTGGTGACGCGGGTGTTCCGCCTGCCGCCTGTGGAGCTGTCGGGCCGCGTGCATCTGTGGCACGGACTGGTGTTCGTGCTCGAGTTCATCGGCTCGCTCGTGCTCGGCTCGCTCACCGTCGCATGGCAGGTGCTCGATCCGCGCCGGCTGCCGCAGGCGGCGATCATCGCGGTGCACCTGCGCACCGACGACGACCTCATCATGACGCATACGGCGGTCACGGCATCCCTCATCCCCGGCTCCCTCGTGCTCGACGCCGACCGCGACCGCCGCATCCTGTACCTTCACGCCATCGGGGTCAGCAGTGACCGCGACGTCGAGAAGCAGCGCGACAGCGTGCTGCGCTGGGAGAAGCGCATCGTGCAGGCGGTCGGCTCGCGGGCGCAGGTCGCCAGCGTGAAGCAGGCGGAGATGGATGCCGCGGCCCGCCGGTCTTCGGGAGGTGGCCGCCGATGA